One stretch of Saccharopolyspora erythraea DNA includes these proteins:
- the speD gene encoding adenosylmethionine decarboxylase has protein sequence MADREHRFAGRHVIAELVSVESELLDDEEFLRRALGEALGAAGATVCGMSSHRFQPQGVTVLAMLTESHASVHTYPEFGAAFVDAFTCGSTADPELAVRLLVRALDASVGQLRTLRRGTRPAHALADPVS, from the coding sequence ATGGCTGACCGCGAGCACCGCTTCGCAGGCAGGCACGTGATCGCCGAACTGGTGTCGGTCGAGTCGGAACTGCTCGACGACGAGGAGTTCCTGCGCCGGGCGCTGGGAGAGGCGCTGGGCGCGGCGGGCGCCACCGTGTGCGGGATGAGCTCCCACCGGTTCCAGCCGCAGGGCGTGACCGTGCTCGCGATGCTGACGGAGTCGCACGCGTCCGTGCACACCTACCCGGAGTTCGGCGCCGCGTTCGTGGACGCGTTCACCTGCGGCAGCACCGCGGACCCGGAACTGGCGGTGCGGCTGCTCGTGCGTGCGCTGGACGCCTCCGTCGGGCAGCTGCGCACCCTGCGGCGCGGTACTCGACCGGCGCACGCGCTGGCGGACCCCGTCAGTTGA